DNA from Propionispora vibrioides:
CATTCACATATAATCCATTCAAGCTATTCGCATCATGCAGGATATGGCTGTTATCTTCATAGATGATATAAGAATGCAACCGTGACGTATTCATATCCGTTAAAGTCAACTCATTACCCTCACGGCGGCCAAGATTGATTCGCCGCTTGCCGATTTCAAGGCTCTTGCCTTCATCAACGCCTTCTACCACCTGTAATACGGCCATCCTGCCATCCTGCTGACCGGCAGCAGGACTCAACTTGGTAAATACACGCGTATCAGAAAGCTCGCTTTCCACACTGCCACCCGACGGCATTTCCATCGACGGTTCGGTGTATTCGGCATTAATCCGAACATTCCCCTGCAGCAAGGACTCATCCGGTTCCAGACTAATAAGAGGATTTCCCACCAGCGTAAATCCTCTTCGCGACGCCTGTTCATTCAGATAGTTTGCCAGTTCAGTGCAAATGGTCTCCTGATATGGCAACATTCGGTCATAATCTTGTTTACTTACATAAACTACATAGCCATTAGGAACATAAATATGGTCTACGCTAATAGAGCGAGCATCTTCCATGGCTCTAAACAGTTGTTTGGCAATTTCTACAGGCTGCAGTTCCCCTGCGATTTTCTTATTCAAAAAGCCTTCTATACATTTTTCAAATAAATCTTCCAGACTGCGGACAAATTTTATTCCCATATTATACACTCCAAATTCTTATAGCTGTATTATACGCTATATTTCCAGTATAGTCAAAAATAAGCATTATCACGCAAAAAAAGGCGTTAACCGCCTTTTACTCTGTTTTTCCAGGGAAGCACTAATTTAATGAGCTGTCGGCCTGGAGAGAGAGTTTCTCGCCAGGCAAGAAAGCAAAACCCAGAGGATCGCTGGGCTATTTCAAAGTTTACCGACATAATCAGGCGGGAAAATATCTGTCGGGACAGGCAAAGTGAATAAATCAGTGGTTCTCTAAATGCTTTTTTCTAAGCTGTCCGCAAGCCGCCTGAATATCCGCCCCCATTTCCCGGCGAACAGTAACATTGATGTTATGGGCAAGCAGCGTTTGTTCAAACCTTTTGATTGCCTCCGCCCCTGGCCGCAAGAGCCCTCTTTCCGGTACCGGGTTGACCGGAATCAAATTAACATTGGCCAACCGTCCCCGGAGCAGCTTCGCCAGCTCCTTAGCATCACTAACGCGGTCGTTACGCTCTGCAATCAAAGTGTACTCATAGGTGACCCGTCTTCCTGTCTGCGCAGCATAACGATCTCCCGCAGCCAGCAGACCAGCGATAGGATATCGTTTATTCACAGGCATAAGTGTCGAACGGCTCGTATCATTCGCAGCATGTAACGAAATCGACAGAGTAATTGGCAACCCTTCTTGCGCCAACCGCTCTATTTCCGGCACCAGGCCCGAGGTGGAAAGCGTAATGCTGCGATAACTCAAATGTAGCCCATACTCCTCATGACATAGGCGAATAAACTTGACCACATTTTCGTAATTAGCCAACGGCTCGCCCATTCCCATAATAACAATGCTGTCTACTTTCTGTCCCTCCTGCGCAAGAAGAGACTCGATATGCAAAACCTGCGCCATGATTTCACCGCAAGTTAAGTTTCTGGTCATTCCCTGCAAGGTAGAAGCACAAAAAATACAGCCCATGGCGCAGCCAACCTGGGTAGACACACACACACTATTGCCATAGGACTGACGCATAAGTACTGTTTCCACAGCAGACTGATCGGGAAAACGGAGCAAATACTTACTTGTCTTCCCATCACCCGACTGCCAGACCGTCTGCAATTCATATTCCCTTACGGTAAAGTGCTCCGCCAGTAAGGTTCGCATGGACTTAGGCAGATTGATCATGGCAGAAAAATCGGTTACATGCTGCTTATATATCCAGTTGACAAGCTGCGAGGCACGATAGGCCGGCAAACCAAAAGGCTTAATGACAGCAGCAATTTCCTGAACAAACAGCCCCAGTAAGGCCACTTTCACTGCTACCACCTACCTTACTCTCTTCATTCGTGCAATAAAAAATCCATCCACCTGATCCCGCTGCGGCCACAACTGAACGGTTTCCTGATCGCCGTGGGGCTGCGGTAAATATTTTCCTGTTTTTTCAAGTACAAATTCCGGATGGCTCCGCAAAAAGGCGTCGACGACTTGCGTATTTTCTTCCGGTTCGGTAGTACAGGTACTGTAAACCAATATCCCAGCCGCCTTCACACAACAAGCGGCGCTATGCAATATCTGCAATTGCAGTTCAGGCAATTTCCTGAACATGACCGGGCTTTTTCGCCATCTGGCATCAGGTTTGCGGCGCAAAACCCCCAGTCCGGAACAGGGAGCATCCACCAATACACGGTCGGCCTGTCCGGCATACAAGTCTCCAATCTTTGTGGCATCCAACACCTTGGTTTCTATCATGCCAATACCCAGCCGCGCTGCATTTTCCTCTACCAGGGCCAGCTTGTGCTCATGCACATCCGCCGCTACAATACGTCCCTGATTACTCATCAGTGCTGCCATATGGGTACTTTTCCCCCCCGGTGCACTGCAAACATCCAAAATAAACTCACCGGCCTGCGGTGCCACTACATGGGCTACCAGCATGGAGCTTTCATCCTGGATCTGAAACAAGCCCTGTTGCAGGGACTGCAGTGAACCGAGCGCAGGAAATCCATAGCAAAGAATCCCTTCCGGCGTCCACTGAGAAGCTTCACATTCCACCCCTTCTTCCGCCAGAACAGCCAGCAGTTTATCGCGGCTTATTTTCAATGTATTTGTCCGCAGTGACAAAGGCGGGGTAGCATTGTTAATTCGACATAGCGCCTCAGCCTCCTCCGGGCCAAGACGTTCAATCCAACGTTTTACAATCCAATCGGGATGAAAATACCGCAACGCCAGAGAGCGCACCGGATCGTCCTGCATAGCCGGATACACCACTTTCTCAGGATTCCTCGCGGCATTTCTTAGGACTGCATTAACAAACTTGACAGTGCCTGCATGACCATATTTTTTAGTTAACTCCACCGCCTGGTTACAGGCTGCCGAGTCAGGAACCTTGGAAAGGAAAAATAACTGGTACACGCCCAGACGCAGAATATTACGGATAACAGGAGCTACCTTCTTCAGGGAACGGCTGAGATAATGTTCAAGAATCCAGTCCAGTGTGGCTCCCGCTTTCACAGTTCCGTAAACCAGTTCGGTCACAAAGCGGCGGTCCTGGTCGGAAAGTTGCTGCGCACCCAGTTCTTTTGCCAGAGCAATATTAGCATACGCAGCATTGGTATCAATCGTATTGATAATTTTTAGTGCGACTTCTCTTGCATTCAATTGTATCACCACTTTTAACGAATTAACTATTATTTATTCTTACGCGATAAAGCTGAGGAGCGCTTCTTCCACTTCCGCCACATTAATTCGCGTATTGCAGCAGGGTCCGCAGGGACGCTGATTCAAAATCCCGATAACCGGCAGCGGAAACACATCCTGAATTCCGCTTGTCAGATCCCGTTCACAGGCGATTGCCAGCACGGCCTGGGGACGCAAAGTTTTTATAACTTTTCTCGCCAGCGTCCCGCCGGTAACAACAGCCACATGAACCCCATATTTTTCTTGCAGCCTGAGCAAATCACCGACCTGGCACATACCACAGGAACGGCAATTGGCTACATCACGGGTTATCTTATGCGGGCAAGACTCTTGTTGAATACAATGCGGCGTAAGGATGAGCAGCCGTTCCGGCTTGACCCGTATATGTTTTTTCTTGATTAAATAATTGCTGACTTCAATGAAGGAACGTTCCACCCGCTCTTTTTCAAAATCCAGCAATTTCCCGATGCGAATGGCAACAGGAAACAACAGATTGATCGCCGACCAGGCGTATCCCTGAAAAATGGACAACGTCGGCAGGCCCAGAATAGCCAAAATAATGCCGCCTACTCCACAGGCAACCAGGAAGATGGCAAGAGCCAGCAAGCCACCGAGAATAACGGGCAAATGTTCACTGATGAGAGCCAGTCCCGGAAAACTAACCATCCATAACCCATAAATAGATAAAGCGGCAACTAGCAAGCTGGCAAGAATAAGCGCCAGAAAAAGACGTTTTTTAGGACGAGGAATGACCCCGATCATAACCTTCACCCCCTACTCCATTTTTTCCCCTACGACGGGAGAGTATCCGGTAATATATTCACGACTGTTCATGCGTCGCTTACTTTCAGGCTGTAATTCATAAATTTCCAGCGTACCTTTTCCGGTTTCAACAACAAAAGAATCTTCGTTAATCTTACTGATCCGCCCCGGTTGTCCGCTAAAATTACCGTCCACAACTTGAGTCCGCCAAATTTTCACTAGCTTTCCCCGATGGAAAGCAAAG
Protein-coding regions in this window:
- a CDS encoding FhaA domain-containing protein, with protein sequence MGIKFVRSLEDLFEKCIEGFLNKKIAGELQPVEIAKQLFRAMEDARSISVDHIYVPNGYVVYVSKQDYDRMLPYQETICTELANYLNEQASRRGFTLVGNPLISLEPDESLLQGNVRINAEYTEPSMEMPSGGSVESELSDTRVFTKLSPAAGQQDGRMAVLQVVEGVDEGKSLEIGKRRINLGRREGNELTLTDMNTSRLHSYIIYEDNSHILHDANSLNGLYVNGQRVSRKVLRSGDEIKLGNTVIVYEVK
- the rlmN gene encoding 23S rRNA (adenine(2503)-C(2))-methyltransferase RlmN, translating into MKVALLGLFVQEIAAVIKPFGLPAYRASQLVNWIYKQHVTDFSAMINLPKSMRTLLAEHFTVREYELQTVWQSGDGKTSKYLLRFPDQSAVETVLMRQSYGNSVCVSTQVGCAMGCIFCASTLQGMTRNLTCGEIMAQVLHIESLLAQEGQKVDSIVIMGMGEPLANYENVVKFIRLCHEEYGLHLSYRSITLSTSGLVPEIERLAQEGLPITLSISLHAANDTSRSTLMPVNKRYPIAGLLAAGDRYAAQTGRRVTYEYTLIAERNDRVSDAKELAKLLRGRLANVNLIPVNPVPERGLLRPGAEAIKRFEQTLLAHNINVTVRREMGADIQAACGQLRKKHLENH
- the rsmB gene encoding 16S rRNA (cytosine(967)-C(5))-methyltransferase RsmB, yielding MNAREVALKIINTIDTNAAYANIALAKELGAQQLSDQDRRFVTELVYGTVKAGATLDWILEHYLSRSLKKVAPVIRNILRLGVYQLFFLSKVPDSAACNQAVELTKKYGHAGTVKFVNAVLRNAARNPEKVVYPAMQDDPVRSLALRYFHPDWIVKRWIERLGPEEAEALCRINNATPPLSLRTNTLKISRDKLLAVLAEEGVECEASQWTPEGILCYGFPALGSLQSLQQGLFQIQDESSMLVAHVVAPQAGEFILDVCSAPGGKSTHMAALMSNQGRIVAADVHEHKLALVEENAARLGIGMIETKVLDATKIGDLYAGQADRVLVDAPCSGLGVLRRKPDARWRKSPVMFRKLPELQLQILHSAACCVKAAGILVYSTCTTEPEENTQVVDAFLRSHPEFVLEKTGKYLPQPHGDQETVQLWPQRDQVDGFFIARMKRVR
- a CDS encoding DUF116 domain-containing protein, whose protein sequence is MIGVIPRPKKRLFLALILASLLVAALSIYGLWMVSFPGLALISEHLPVILGGLLALAIFLVACGVGGIILAILGLPTLSIFQGYAWSAINLLFPVAIRIGKLLDFEKERVERSFIEVSNYLIKKKHIRVKPERLLILTPHCIQQESCPHKITRDVANCRSCGMCQVGDLLRLQEKYGVHVAVVTGGTLARKVIKTLRPQAVLAIACERDLTSGIQDVFPLPVIGILNQRPCGPCCNTRINVAEVEEALLSFIA